Proteins co-encoded in one Geminocystis sp. M7585_C2015_104 genomic window:
- a CDS encoding cytochrome b6f complex subunit PetL: MSGVVAYFGILLVFSLIALLLYYGFKALKFL, translated from the coding sequence ATGTCCGGTGTGGTAGCCTATTTTGGGATTCTCCTTGTTTTTTCCCTTATCGCTCTATTATTGTATTACGGTTTTAAAGCACTAAAATTCCTGTAA
- the larB gene encoding nickel pincer cofactor biosynthesis protein LarB, which translates to MEQSSLEKLLNAIARGEVSPQEGLALLKHLHFEEVEDFAKIDYHRQIRTGFPEVIWCQGKTPQQISKIITSMRQRTPLVIATRLESDVATLLQAEIPDLRYYPVARIAAVGQTEVKYNGTIGILTAGTADLPVAEEAAVTAQLCGFEVIRLWDVGVAGIHRLLFHRRLLSQADVLIVVAGMEGALPSVVAGLVDCPVIATPTSIGYGAHFSGLAPLLTMLNSCAPGVAVVNIDNGFGAAILAAKILRLANRFHEKQ; encoded by the coding sequence ATGGAACAGTCATCCCTAGAAAAACTCTTAAATGCCATCGCCAGAGGGGAGGTTTCGCCTCAGGAGGGTTTGGCTTTGCTCAAACATCTCCATTTTGAGGAGGTGGAAGACTTCGCTAAAATCGATTACCACCGCCAAATACGTACTGGCTTTCCTGAGGTTATCTGGTGTCAAGGGAAAACCCCTCAACAAATATCTAAGATTATCACCTCCATGCGTCAACGCACACCCCTTGTCATCGCCACCCGTCTCGAGTCCGATGTAGCTACCTTACTTCAAGCAGAAATACCTGATTTGCGTTATTACCCAGTGGCACGAATAGCTGCAGTGGGACAAACAGAGGTAAAATATAATGGGACTATTGGCATTCTCACCGCAGGTACTGCTGATTTACCTGTAGCCGAAGAGGCTGCTGTTACTGCCCAATTGTGTGGCTTTGAGGTTATTAGACTATGGGATGTGGGAGTGGCTGGTATTCACAGACTCCTTTTTCATCGTCGCCTCCTCTCTCAAGCCGATGTGTTGATTGTAGTGGCTGGTATGGAGGGAGCATTACCTTCTGTCGTTGCCGGTTTGGTGGATTGTCCAGTTATTGCCACACCCACTAGTATTGGTTATGGTGCCCATTTTAGCGGTTTAGCCCCCCTTTTGACCATGCTTAACTCTTGTGCCCCAGGTGTCGCTGTGGTTAATATTGATAATGGCTTTGGTGCTGCCATTTTGGCTGCTAAAATTTTAAGACTGGCTAATCGTTTCCATGAAAAACAATAA
- a CDS encoding insulinase family protein — MIALVKSETTTPSRQDLDVIKLDTGVTLVHKQIPSSEVVVADVWMNVGVVCEPESWSGISHFLEHMIFKGTKRILPGDFDYLVESSGGCTNAATSYDYTRFFLATATDYFAKTLPYLAEILLAAEIAEEEFYLEREVVLEEIRCSHDDIEWLIFQTVNSTLYQFHPYGRSVLGEEANLLQTTPNQMRCYHKTYYQPENVNVVIVGNISREESIFLVENCFRDFSVPSECPPVIIDSEPPLVDIRRQRLYLPFLENSRLVMAWMGPGVEDLEGAIGLDILSIILAGGRTSRLVRRLRDEKGLVFDVSAQFSLQKHSSLFTITAHLKENSGERIEEIIREEIYRLHNQPVTIAELKNAQRNLCHDYIFCTETPEQLAGLYGYYQILEDARLALKYPHIVRSFVPEKLQRVAQQYLSPEYYVVCEFYPCN; from the coding sequence ATGATCGCACTAGTGAAGTCAGAAACAACCACCCCGAGTAGACAAGACCTGGATGTAATCAAGTTAGACACAGGAGTAACACTGGTACATAAACAAATTCCCAGCAGTGAGGTGGTGGTGGCGGATGTATGGATGAATGTGGGGGTAGTATGTGAGCCAGAATCTTGGTCAGGAATATCCCATTTTTTGGAACATATGATATTTAAGGGGACAAAGAGGATTTTGCCGGGGGATTTTGACTATCTGGTAGAGTCATCTGGGGGTTGTACCAATGCCGCCACCAGTTATGATTATACTCGTTTCTTCCTGGCCACTGCTACCGATTATTTTGCCAAAACCCTCCCCTACTTAGCAGAAATCCTTTTGGCGGCTGAGATTGCCGAAGAGGAATTTTATTTAGAGAGGGAGGTAGTATTAGAGGAGATAAGATGCAGCCATGATGACATAGAGTGGCTAATATTCCAGACAGTAAACAGTACATTGTATCAGTTTCATCCCTATGGTCGTTCGGTGTTAGGGGAGGAAGCCAACTTATTACAGACAACTCCCAATCAGATGCGTTGTTATCATAAAACCTACTATCAGCCGGAGAATGTAAATGTGGTGATAGTAGGAAATATCTCCCGTGAGGAGTCCATATTCTTGGTGGAAAATTGTTTTAGGGATTTTAGTGTGCCTTCCGAGTGTCCTCCTGTTATCATAGACAGTGAGCCTCCCTTGGTGGACATTCGCCGACAGAGGTTATACTTGCCCTTTTTAGAGAATTCCCGTTTAGTGATGGCGTGGATGGGGCCAGGAGTTGAGGATTTGGAGGGGGCTATAGGTTTAGACATATTGTCCATTATACTAGCGGGGGGTAGGACTTCGCGACTGGTGCGCAGATTGAGAGATGAGAAGGGGTTGGTATTTGATGTTTCTGCACAATTTTCCCTACAGAAGCATTCTAGTCTGTTTACCATTACCGCCCATCTGAAAGAGAATTCTGGGGAGAGGATAGAAGAGATAATCAGAGAGGAAATCTATCGTTTACACAATCAACCCGTGACCATTGCCGAGTTGAAAAATGCCCAAAGAAACTTATGTCATGATTACATTTTTTGTACAGAAACCCCCGAACAATTAGCGGGATTATACGGTTATTATCAAATCCTAGAGGATGCCCGTTTAGCCTTAAAATATCCTCATATTGTTAGGAGTTTTGTGCCCGAAAAATTACAGAGGGTTGCCCAACAATATCTTTCCCCCGAATACTATGTTGTCTGCGAATTTTATCCCTGTAATTGA
- a CDS encoding SH3 domain-containing protein, whose amino-acid sequence MSISSLFQFLIGFVLGIILFGAGIAGGAYFFLTNVGGNPPKPTFEDKTAEGEKQQNTNANGKKVTESKKANTATVANENNSPKETPQLAAEGKKTEEKKTSTEQLPAGAYRARVIWSSGLSLRAEPTQDSERIGGVAYNTELIVLGVSEDGRWQRVRIPGSNQEGWVKAGNIEKITESSP is encoded by the coding sequence ATGAGTATATCCAGTCTGTTCCAGTTTCTGATAGGCTTTGTTTTGGGAATTATACTGTTTGGCGCTGGGATTGCGGGAGGGGCCTATTTTTTCCTCACCAACGTCGGCGGCAACCCACCAAAACCCACTTTTGAAGACAAAACTGCCGAGGGAGAGAAACAGCAGAATACTAATGCTAATGGGAAAAAGGTAACAGAGTCGAAAAAGGCTAATACTGCCACCGTTGCAAATGAGAATAATTCCCCTAAAGAAACTCCTCAACTGGCGGCTGAGGGGAAAAAGACAGAGGAGAAGAAAACTTCTACTGAACAGTTGCCGGCGGGGGCCTATCGTGCTAGAGTAATATGGTCCAGTGGTTTAAGTTTAAGGGCCGAACCAACACAGGATTCAGAAAGGATAGGTGGAGTAGCCTATAATACGGAACTCATAGTCTTGGGAGTAAGCGAGGATGGGCGTTGGCAAAGAGTGCGTATTCCTGGGAGTAATCAAGAGGGATGGGTAAAAGCAGGCAACATAGAGAAGATTACAGAATCCTCCCCCTAG
- a CDS encoding FtsQ-type POTRA domain-containing protein codes for MIYPNVISTTELKNRRKLLERERRIRRLTSLFRFGAILGFVTTTFWYTTLPHWVIRDSKQIEIEGNELMTVEEIRGLIPLRYPQSILKLSPQKLARDIKRKMPVEDVVVIKEFQPPRLKIRLKEKPPVAVAFSPKISPKTQQITFEKTGYLDADGVFVDKKFYQNLEKHKEKIPQLKIIGWPQTYLPYWQEIYYMVEQSSVKINTIDWRNPANMVLLTEIGTVYIGPYTSKFPEQLMVLEKMKTITGKIPREKIVYIDLMAPEIPSIKEKKEEEKSFNKYAGS; via the coding sequence ATGATATATCCCAATGTGATTTCCACCACTGAGTTAAAAAACCGTAGGAAATTGCTGGAAAGAGAGCGTCGGATTCGTCGGCTTACATCCCTTTTTAGATTCGGGGCAATTTTAGGGTTTGTCACTACAACCTTTTGGTATACTACCTTGCCCCACTGGGTAATCAGAGATAGTAAACAAATAGAAATTGAGGGGAATGAATTAATGACGGTGGAGGAAATTAGGGGTTTAATCCCTCTTAGATACCCCCAGTCTATATTGAAACTTTCTCCCCAAAAATTAGCCAGGGACATCAAGAGGAAAATGCCAGTAGAAGATGTAGTAGTGATTAAGGAATTTCAGCCGCCACGTCTCAAGATTAGACTGAAAGAGAAACCGCCAGTCGCGGTAGCATTTTCTCCCAAGATTTCCCCAAAGACACAACAGATAACCTTTGAAAAGACGGGGTATCTGGATGCTGATGGGGTTTTTGTGGACAAGAAATTCTATCAAAATCTAGAAAAGCATAAAGAGAAAATACCCCAACTTAAAATTATAGGCTGGCCCCAGACTTATTTGCCCTACTGGCAGGAAATTTACTACATGGTCGAGCAATCTTCTGTCAAAATAAACACTATAGATTGGCGAAACCCTGCCAATATGGTATTATTAACGGAGATTGGGACAGTGTACATAGGCCCTTATACTTCAAAATTTCCAGAACAGTTGATGGTGTTAGAAAAAATGAAAACTATCACGGGCAAAATTCCCAGGGAAAAGATAGTTTACATAGACTTAATGGCGCCAGAAATTCCATCGATAAAAGAGAAAAAAGAAGAGGAAAAAAGTTTCAACAAATATGCTGGGAGCTGA
- a CDS encoding alpha/beta fold hydrolase: MEQLLKRYKHLYLHGFLSGANSAKAGYFRKKYEELGIDLEIADLNLPDFFSLTLTRQIQQVSEIVLSSSQDCVIIGSSFGGLTASWVGERHPGRIKALVLLAPAFNFAENLMRIMTEEKMEKWRREGSYYFYHYGYKKELPLSYNFWEDLMSYDESKLKNDIPTLIFHGTKDEIIPVSCSREYLNKNPKAILRELESDHSLEDKLEEIWGGLLDFYQQNLNES, encoded by the coding sequence ATGGAACAACTACTGAAAAGATACAAACACTTATACTTACATGGTTTTCTTTCAGGTGCCAATTCGGCGAAAGCGGGATATTTCAGGAAAAAATATGAGGAGTTGGGGATAGATTTAGAGATAGCCGACTTGAATTTGCCAGATTTTTTTAGTTTGACTCTTACGCGTCAGATTCAGCAGGTGAGTGAAATTGTATTGTCTTCCTCACAAGATTGTGTAATAATAGGTTCGAGTTTTGGGGGATTAACAGCGAGTTGGGTAGGGGAAAGACACCCTGGGAGGATTAAAGCCTTAGTTTTGTTGGCGCCGGCGTTTAATTTTGCCGAGAATCTAATGAGAATCATGACTGAGGAAAAGATGGAAAAGTGGAGGAGGGAGGGAAGTTATTATTTCTATCACTATGGTTACAAAAAAGAGTTGCCCTTGAGCTACAATTTTTGGGAAGATTTGATGTCCTATGATGAGTCAAAACTGAAAAATGACATTCCCACTCTCATTTTCCACGGCACAAAAGATGAGATAATTCCTGTAAGCTGTAGTAGAGAGTATTTAAACAAAAATCCCAAAGCCATCCTCAGAGAATTGGAGAGTGATCATAGTCTAGAGGATAAATTGGAGGAAATTTGGGGGGGTTTGCTAGATTTTTATCAACAAAATTTAAATGAATCCTAG
- a CDS encoding response regulator — protein sequence MFNLSPAKIPPKPNGKGLLKLLTLRIIWLSSTSILVLFALCAVCLVICKQNIQASLEEASVYAVRQLDFSLVELKSDFLATSTSLSGNIPPRVSQRLHQMRLQNQELIRLSLFDAKGKLLGYSGGKTPIPPPQFSPTIFSSLQQATLDLYISNLKLQDNTPYLEIAAITTDSLGFSTGLLVGQVDLSQLWYNALAQKIGKTGYLYILDDNGVVMAAINPSWLGRQSQHRCPQNPFSLHICQGINGQPVFTIRQPLQFLPWSVVVEQPIMEAIGPSIIPSSVTLIIVVASFVTLLHTIQFLRQRIILPIRLLNQGVNQIQQGNNFTPLQLPQTDELGQLAQTLNMIVDAAKNSLTRLETCVQEKTRELQASCQKLQTLSQKLEFHLQNTPLAVIEWDREMHIVRWSPQAEGVFGYKARETIGKYWLEIPIVHEEDQDLVKTTIHQLLTGLAPRNWCLTRNYTKNKTIIYCQWYNSVLLDAAGNPISILSLVLDVTEEILTKRRLIVAKEKAESTAQAKGNFLAATSHEIRTSMNGIIAMLDFLAEENLSLEQFYYVEIARNSATLLLHLLNDILDFYKMEAGKLTIEKFCFNLPEKLKKIYQFFLPIAEKKGLKLVLNIEGLKDVTLVKGDPYRLTQVLNNLVSNSIKFTEAGEITITSSLEIREGQLLFTTSVRDTGIGIPPEKLTKLFKPFSQVDDSTTRKYGGTGLGLSITKNLCELMGGNIEVTSELGKGSCLTFYVIFEPADMELPADKKEDKNPHPPSFKKREGKIKILLIEDNKVNQLVCRKLLEKIPLEIEVDVADNGKEALTLLQNNPTNPYDLILMDCLMPEMDGYETTRRIRGGEAGNVYLHTPIIAMTANTMKGDEEKCLAAGMNDYVSKPVNQTLFLAKICQWLER from the coding sequence ATGTTTAATCTTTCCCCTGCCAAAATCCCACCAAAACCCAACGGTAAAGGCTTATTAAAACTACTCACCCTTAGAATCATCTGGTTGAGTAGTACTAGCATATTGGTTTTGTTTGCATTGTGTGCCGTATGTCTCGTTATTTGCAAGCAAAATATCCAAGCCAGCCTGGAAGAAGCCAGTGTCTACGCTGTCAGACAATTGGATTTCTCCCTGGTGGAATTAAAGAGTGACTTTTTGGCTACTAGTACATCCCTTTCTGGCAATATCCCCCCGCGAGTCTCCCAAAGACTACACCAAATGCGACTGCAAAACCAAGAGTTGATTCGGCTTAGTCTTTTTGATGCTAAAGGGAAACTATTAGGCTACAGTGGCGGGAAAACCCCTATCCCTCCCCCACAATTTTCCCCCACCATATTCTCCTCCCTCCAGCAAGCCACTTTGGATTTATATATCAGCAACTTGAAATTACAAGACAACACCCCCTATCTAGAAATCGCCGCCATCACCACTGATAGTCTAGGATTTTCCACGGGCTTACTGGTGGGACAGGTAGACTTGAGCCAACTATGGTATAATGCCCTGGCCCAGAAAATCGGCAAAACCGGTTATCTCTACATCCTCGACGACAATGGTGTAGTTATGGCCGCCATTAATCCCTCCTGGTTAGGCAGACAAAGTCAACACCGATGCCCGCAAAATCCCTTCTCCCTCCACATCTGTCAGGGAATTAATGGACAACCCGTCTTCACCATCAGACAACCTCTTCAATTCTTGCCTTGGTCTGTAGTGGTAGAACAACCTATAATGGAGGCCATTGGTCCTTCTATTATCCCCTCTTCTGTCACCCTTATCATTGTCGTCGCCTCTTTTGTTACCCTCCTGCATACCATCCAATTCCTCCGTCAGAGAATCATTCTCCCCATCCGATTGTTAAACCAGGGCGTAAATCAAATCCAACAGGGTAACAACTTCACTCCCCTCCAACTCCCTCAAACCGACGAATTGGGGCAATTGGCCCAAACCCTTAATATGATTGTAGATGCGGCTAAGAACTCTCTTACAAGACTAGAAACCTGTGTACAGGAAAAAACAAGAGAGCTACAAGCCTCCTGCCAAAAACTGCAAACCCTCTCCCAAAAACTGGAATTCCACCTCCAAAACACGCCCCTCGCCGTGATAGAATGGGACAGGGAAATGCACATTGTCCGCTGGTCACCCCAAGCTGAAGGGGTTTTCGGTTACAAGGCTAGGGAGACCATTGGCAAATACTGGCTAGAGATACCCATAGTACACGAAGAGGACCAGGATTTAGTAAAAACCACCATCCACCAGCTGCTTACGGGACTAGCCCCTCGTAACTGGTGCCTCACCCGCAATTATACCAAAAATAAGACCATTATCTACTGCCAATGGTATAACTCGGTTTTGCTAGACGCCGCCGGTAATCCCATCTCCATCTTGTCTCTGGTTTTAGACGTCACTGAGGAGATTCTAACCAAGCGAAGACTAATTGTAGCAAAAGAAAAGGCGGAGAGTACTGCCCAAGCGAAGGGTAATTTTCTTGCTGCCACGAGTCATGAGATTCGCACCTCCATGAATGGTATTATTGCCATGTTGGATTTTTTGGCAGAAGAAAATTTGAGTCTAGAACAATTTTATTATGTGGAAATAGCCCGAAATAGCGCCACTTTGCTTCTCCATCTCCTCAATGACATTCTTGATTTTTACAAGATGGAAGCCGGAAAGTTAACCATTGAAAAGTTTTGCTTCAACCTGCCAGAAAAACTCAAAAAAATATATCAATTTTTCCTGCCAATAGCCGAGAAAAAGGGCCTAAAATTAGTCCTCAATATAGAAGGCCTAAAAGATGTAACCCTTGTAAAAGGTGACCCTTATCGTCTAACTCAAGTTTTAAACAACCTAGTAAGCAACAGCATTAAATTTACAGAAGCAGGAGAGATTACTATAACAAGCAGCCTAGAAATTAGGGAAGGCCAGTTGTTGTTCACCACCTCGGTTAGAGATACAGGAATAGGAATACCCCCAGAAAAACTGACAAAATTGTTCAAACCCTTTAGTCAGGTGGACGACAGCACCACGAGAAAATACGGTGGCACGGGCTTGGGATTATCCATCACCAAAAACCTCTGTGAATTGATGGGAGGAAACATAGAAGTTACCAGTGAGTTGGGAAAGGGAAGTTGTCTTACTTTTTATGTTATTTTTGAGCCCGCTGACATGGAATTACCAGCAGACAAAAAGGAAGATAAAAATCCACATCCACCTTCCTTTAAGAAGAGAGAAGGAAAAATCAAAATTTTGCTAATAGAAGACAATAAAGTAAACCAACTAGTGTGTAGAAAACTGTTGGAAAAAATACCCCTAGAAATTGAGGTGGATGTTGCCGACAATGGCAAAGAAGCCTTAACCCTTCTGCAAAATAACCCCACCAACCCCTATGACTTAATCCTCATGGATTGTCTGATGCCAGAAATGGATGGCTACGAAACCACCCGACGAATTCGTGGAGGAGAGGCTGGCAATGTCTATCTGCATACCCCCATTATCGCTATGACGGCTAATACCATGAAAGGAGACGAAGAAAAATGCCTCGCTGCCGGCATGAATGACTATGTTAGTAAACCCGTCAACCAAACCCTCTTCCTAGCCAAAATCTGTCAGTGGCTTGAGAGATAG
- a CDS encoding HAD family phosphatase — MSKIDLATVDAIIFDLGGVLIEVDMEKPYQKIMELSPNKSPQLLDELRSIAYQYEVGKIEDNTFLEAIRERAALDLPLAEIEAIWQEMLGDFPDYVGEFLAQISNNKRTFILSNTNHLHIKKVVEKFRATHPSYSWENLFEKIFYSYEIGLHKPDTKIYQYVIEHANLEPAKTLFIDDNYNNIIGAQKCGLKTLHLNPPMTLWQWFGVSHGNRG, encoded by the coding sequence ATGAGTAAGATAGATTTGGCCACAGTTGATGCTATCATTTTTGATTTGGGGGGAGTGCTTATTGAGGTAGACATGGAAAAGCCCTACCAGAAAATAATGGAATTAAGTCCTAATAAATCCCCTCAGCTATTAGACGAATTGAGAAGCATTGCTTACCAATATGAAGTAGGCAAAATTGAGGATAATACCTTCCTAGAAGCAATCAGGGAAAGGGCGGCCTTGGATTTGCCACTGGCGGAAATCGAGGCAATTTGGCAGGAAATGTTAGGAGATTTTCCAGATTATGTAGGAGAATTTTTGGCCCAAATTAGTAACAATAAGAGGACATTTATTCTGAGTAATACTAACCACCTCCACATTAAGAAGGTAGTCGAAAAATTTAGGGCAACCCACCCCAGTTATTCCTGGGAAAACTTATTTGAAAAAATCTTCTATTCCTACGAGATTGGCCTACACAAACCGGACACAAAAATATATCAATACGTAATAGAGCATGCTAATTTAGAACCGGCAAAAACCTTGTTTATTGACGACAATTATAATAACATTATAGGCGCCCAAAAATGCGGTTTAAAAACCCTTCACCTAAACCCCCCCATGACTCTTTGGCAATGGTTTGGGGTTAGCCATGGGAATAGGGGGTAG
- a CDS encoding flavin-dependent dehydrogenase gives MQIQEILYREIPTPHTPEVCQWLQEKWQPPLGKKFKTPDGIRLEFEGKGSLSIFVWNLQRTTYLKMFRWGEKKIKGEIRIKRDLEKAIRTQFPPQYPPLPDIDLNKSDIFTALEAHYPETVKYFRKMPNGEYDLKRVYWWEKQWRESVKIKRGENRFKKSPVVFFEKLKGKPEYDIIYVGGALGAIHAALMAKKGYHILLIERLKFGRMNREWNISREEFQVLIDLGLFTEKEFEYVIAAEYEDGFSKFFDGNIPPHLKAEVLHTPRVLNVAIDTSRLLSVCGEKIKQYGGEIWEETEFEKVTVGEDLVIVNATHLPTCSPKEASGRLLIDAMGTASPIAWQLWGERTFDSVCPTVGAVVEGIKPEVWDKRYGDVLFSHGDISRGRQLIWELFPGGGDELTIYLFHYHQVHPDNPGSLLQMYEDFFSILPEYRRCEMEQLVWKKATFGYIPGRFTINGNERKVAGERILAIGDAASLQSPLIFTGFGSLVRNLGKLTSLLDIALKYNLLDSKSLNHIQAYQSNIAVTWLFSKGMMVPTYKTLPPERINAILNTFFGILAEEPETADTFIKDKASWLTFNRLALKAAVKNPRLLIWIWEMAGSKDIFRWLLSYLSFTTSAFKNLLFSRWFPQWLQRQQSWLPHFNPRLWFRLQVFASNLSRW, from the coding sequence ATGCAGATTCAAGAAATCCTCTACAGGGAAATACCCACCCCCCACACCCCAGAAGTTTGTCAGTGGCTGCAGGAGAAATGGCAACCCCCACTGGGGAAGAAATTTAAAACCCCCGATGGGATTCGTCTGGAGTTTGAGGGGAAAGGGAGTCTTTCTATTTTTGTTTGGAATTTACAACGAACTACATATCTAAAAATGTTCCGTTGGGGGGAGAAAAAAATAAAGGGAGAAATTCGCATTAAAAGGGATTTAGAAAAGGCAATTCGGACCCAATTCCCCCCTCAATACCCGCCACTACCTGACATAGACTTAAATAAAAGTGATATTTTTACCGCTTTGGAAGCCCACTATCCAGAGACTGTAAAATACTTTCGGAAAATGCCCAATGGAGAATATGATTTAAAGAGGGTATACTGGTGGGAAAAACAGTGGCGAGAAAGTGTGAAAATAAAAAGAGGAGAAAATAGATTTAAAAAATCCCCCGTGGTTTTTTTTGAAAAGCTAAAGGGGAAACCGGAATATGACATTATCTACGTGGGAGGAGCCTTGGGAGCAATTCATGCGGCATTAATGGCAAAAAAGGGTTACCATATCCTTTTGATTGAAAGACTGAAATTTGGCAGAATGAATAGGGAATGGAATATTTCCCGAGAGGAATTCCAAGTTTTGATTGACTTGGGTTTATTCACAGAAAAGGAATTTGAATACGTGATTGCAGCTGAATACGAGGATGGATTTAGTAAGTTTTTTGATGGCAATATTCCCCCCCATTTGAAGGCGGAAGTATTGCATACTCCGAGAGTATTAAATGTGGCAATTGACACCAGTAGGCTACTAAGTGTTTGTGGAGAGAAAATAAAACAATATGGGGGAGAAATATGGGAGGAAACAGAATTCGAGAAAGTAACTGTGGGGGAAGATTTAGTAATAGTAAACGCCACCCATCTGCCCACTTGTTCACCAAAGGAGGCTAGTGGTAGACTATTAATTGATGCTATGGGCACAGCCTCCCCCATAGCGTGGCAACTGTGGGGAGAAAGGACTTTTGATAGTGTTTGCCCAACTGTAGGCGCGGTAGTAGAGGGAATTAAACCGGAAGTATGGGATAAACGTTACGGGGATGTTTTGTTTTCCCATGGAGACATCTCCCGCGGCAGACAGTTAATTTGGGAGTTGTTTCCTGGCGGGGGGGATGAGTTGACTATTTACCTATTCCATTATCACCAAGTCCATCCAGATAATCCGGGGTCTTTGTTACAAATGTATGAAGACTTCTTCTCCATCCTGCCAGAATATCGTCGTTGTGAAATGGAACAGTTAGTGTGGAAAAAAGCTACTTTCGGATATATACCAGGGCGTTTTACCATAAATGGTAACGAGCGTAAAGTTGCGGGAGAGAGAATTTTGGCCATAGGAGATGCAGCATCCTTACAGTCTCCTCTTATTTTTACAGGATTTGGCTCTCTGGTGCGCAATCTGGGCAAATTGACTAGTCTATTGGATATTGCACTTAAATACAATCTTTTGGATAGTAAATCCCTCAATCACATTCAGGCATATCAAAGCAACATTGCAGTGACGTGGTTATTCTCCAAGGGGATGATGGTGCCAACATATAAAACTTTACCACCAGAGAGAATAAATGCCATCTTAAATACTTTTTTCGGCATATTGGCAGAGGAGCCGGAAACGGCAGATACTTTTATAAAGGATAAGGCATCCTGGCTTACTTTTAATCGTTTGGCCCTAAAGGCTGCCGTGAAGAATCCCAGACTGCTTATTTGGATATGGGAGATGGCAGGCAGCAAAGACATATTCCGGTGGTTGTTGTCTTATTTAAGTTTTACTACCTCTGCTTTCAAAAACCTGTTATTTAGCCGTTGGTTTCCCCAGTGGTTACAAAGACAACAATCTTGGCTGCCCCACTTCAATCCTCGCCTATGGTTTCGTCTTCAGGTTTTTGCCTCTAATTTGTCTCGTTGGTAG
- the rocD gene encoding ornithine--oxo-acid transaminase yields the protein MQTTLSSSPRTYALTTQDYINLEGTYGARNYHPLEVVITRGQGVWVWDTEGNQYLDCLSAYSALNQGHCHPRILKALTEQAAKLTLTSRAFYNDQLGLFYEKICKISGFPRVLPMNTGAEAVETAIKAIRKWAYTVKGVPADKAEIIVCSNNFAGRTISIISFSTEEQYRSGFAPFTPGFKVVPYGDAAALEAAITPNTAAFFLEPIQGEGGIIIPPEGYLREAERICRQNNVLLILDEIQTGLGRTGKMFAFEHEGIKPDGITVGKALGGGFYPISAFLSTHEVMDVFNPGDHGSTFGGNPLAAAVAMAALDVIVEENLPQRAAEMGAYFLGRLRQIPSPHIKEVRGRGLLIGVELYPSAGGARRFCKALMQVGILAKETRDNIIRFAPPLVITRSQLDWALERIERVLATL from the coding sequence ATGCAAACCACGTTGTCTTCTTCCCCTCGCACCTATGCCTTGACTACTCAGGACTACATTAACTTGGAGGGCACCTACGGCGCAAGAAACTATCATCCCCTGGAGGTGGTAATTACTAGAGGACAAGGGGTGTGGGTGTGGGATACAGAGGGAAACCAATACCTAGATTGTCTGAGTGCCTATTCTGCCTTAAATCAGGGTCACTGTCACCCTAGGATTCTTAAAGCGCTAACGGAACAAGCCGCCAAACTGACTCTTACTTCCCGTGCCTTTTATAATGACCAACTGGGGCTGTTTTATGAAAAAATTTGTAAAATCTCAGGATTCCCCAGGGTGCTCCCCATGAACACGGGGGCGGAGGCGGTGGAGACTGCTATTAAGGCCATCCGGAAGTGGGCCTACACGGTGAAGGGGGTGCCAGCCGATAAGGCCGAAATTATCGTTTGCAGCAACAATTTTGCGGGGCGAACCATTAGTATTATAAGCTTTTCCACCGAAGAGCAATACCGGTCGGGGTTTGCCCCCTTCACCCCCGGATTTAAGGTTGTGCCCTATGGGGATGCGGCGGCTCTAGAGGCGGCCATCACTCCCAACACGGCGGCTTTCTTCCTAGAACCAATCCAGGGAGAAGGCGGCATCATTATCCCCCCCGAGGGCTATCTACGGGAGGCCGAAAGAATTTGCCGACAAAATAATGTGCTACTGATATTGGACGAGATTCAAACAGGATTGGGGCGGACAGGTAAAATGTTTGCCTTTGAACACGAGGGGATAAAACCAGATGGAATTACTGTGGGCAAGGCCTTGGGAGGGGGGTTTTACCCTATTTCGGCTTTTCTTAGTACCCATGAAGTAATGGATGTTTTCAATCCAGGGGATCATGGTAGCACTTTTGGGGGCAATCCCTTGGCGGCGGCGGTAGCCATGGCAGCCCTCGATGTGATAGTGGAGGAGAATTTACCCCAGAGGGCGGCTGAAATGGGAGCCTATTTTCTTGGGCGTCTGCGGCAAATCCCCAGTCCTCACATTAAAGAGGTAAGGGGTCGGGGATTATTGATTGGAGTGGAACTATACCCTTCAGCCGGCGGTGCCCGTCGTTTTTGCAAGGCTCTTATGCAGGTGGGGATTCTAGCCAAGGAAACCCGGGACAATATTATTCGTTTTGCCCCGCCTCTGGTTATCACTCGCTCTCAACTAGACTGGGCACTGGAGCGGATTGAGCGCGTGTTGGCTACTCTATAG